The following proteins are encoded in a genomic region of Tenebrio molitor chromosome 7, icTenMoli1.1, whole genome shotgun sequence:
- the oys gene encoding lysophospholipid acyltransferase 6 isoform X2, which produces MAQTVSDYYDGSRLFSGLSEYLGISVDKVNFVISQFVALLLASLFRSVLHPSKTSAATRHVFGLVVALFIGYFCFGTQAIHLAALPAACYIVIRTQSPEIMQRMVLAVSLFYLSLIHLHRQIYDYGSYNLDITGPLMVITQKVTSLAFNLHDGLARTQEELSKSQKLYAVTKLPSALEYFSFALHFPSLMAGPSMFYKDYMDFIDGSNLKSPVMPDNAPDNRTIVIEPSPIRAVCKKAVLAVMCAALFVKFLPMFPISRVKEDDFVENTSFTQKILYLYICTALVRFKYYFAWTVADAICNNAGIGYNGVDESGTPKWDKFTNVDIFKFECATNLRESIEAWNLGTNRWLRMIVYERVTKYSMILTYSLSAIWHGFYPGYYITFANGALFTYASRVMRKTVRNYFLANAETKFFYDGVTFVVTRILMAYMVFTFVLLEFWPCIRLYMHMYWCLHLCALMAIFFVPKIIPKTVAGQASKSSIAQAFVQARPITNGVTRHHD; this is translated from the exons ATGGCTCAGACTGTCAGCGATTATTACGACGGAAGCCGGTTATTTTCAGGGCTCTCGGAATATTTAGGAATTTCTGTCGATAAG GTGAATTTCGTCATCAGCCAGTTCGTAGCCCTCCTATTGGCATCACTATTTCGTTCAGTCCTCCACCCCTCGAAAACCAGTGCAGCTACGAGACACGTTTTCGGCCTAGTGGTTGCCCTCTTTATcggttatttttgtttcgggAC ACAGGCCATACATTTGGCGGCCCTGCCTGCGGCATGCTACATTGTCATTAGAACGCAAAGTCCAGAAATCATGCAAAG AATGGTTCTAGcggtttcattattttatttatcgcTAATACACTTACATCGACAGATATATGACTATGGATCGTATAATCTCGACATCACGG GACCTCTGATGGTGATCACTCAAAAAGTGACCAGTCTAGCGTTCAATCTGCACGATGGTCTGGCCAGAACGCAAGAAGAGTTGTCCAAAAGCCAGAAACTCTACGCCGTCACGAAACTACCCTCAGCTCTAGAATATTTCAGTTTTGCATTACATTTTCCCTCGTTAATGGCCGGGCCGTCGATGTTTTACAAAGACTACATGGACTTTATCGACGGCAGCAACTTGAAATCACCG GTTATGCCGGATAATGCACCAGACAACCGGACGATCGTGATCGAACCGTCACCTATCAGGGCCGTATGCAAAAAAGCAGTGTTAGCGGTGATGTGCGCCGCCTTGTTCGTTAAATTTTTACCAATGTTTCCTATAAGTCGGGTCAAGGAAGACGATTTCGTAGAGAATACCAGCTTCACCCAGAAAATTCTCTACCTATATATTTGTACAGCTTTAGTTAGGTTTAAGTATTATTTCGCGTGGACGGTGGCGGATGCCATATGTAACAACGCGGGAATCGGGTACAATGGGGTGGACGAGAGTGGCACCCCCAAATGGGACAAGTTCACAAATGTCgatatatttaaatttgag TGTGCAACAAACCTACGTGAAAGCATCGAGGCTTGGAATTTGGGCACGAATCGATGGTTGCGCATGATTGTATACGAACGTGTAACAAAATATTCAATGATTCTGACCTACTCTTTGTCGGCTATTTGGCACGGATTTTACCCAGGATATTACATCACGTTCGCAAATGGGGCCTTATTTACGTACGCTTCCAGGGTG aTGCGTAAAACAGTGAGAAACTATTTCCTAGCAAATGCAGAAACCAAATTTTTCTACGACGGAGTGACGTTCGTAGTTACGAGAATCTTGATGGCATACATGGTATTCACGTTTGTTTTGTTGGAGTTCTGGCCTTGCATACGTTTATATAT GCATATGTATTGGTGTCTTCATTTGTGTGCTCTGATGGCAATCTTTTTCGTGCCTAAAATAATTCCAAAGACTGTAGCAGGACAAGCTTCGAAAAGTTCAATCGCACAAGCTTTTGTCCAAGCTAGACCTATAACCAATGGCGTGACACGTCACCACGACTGA
- the oys gene encoding lysophospholipid acyltransferase 6 isoform X1 has product MKIICISVYKYNLNVILTVYRKCYEVNFVISQFVALLLASLFRSVLHPSKTSAATRHVFGLVVALFIGYFCFGTQAIHLAALPAACYIVIRTQSPEIMQRMVLAVSLFYLSLIHLHRQIYDYGSYNLDITGPLMVITQKVTSLAFNLHDGLARTQEELSKSQKLYAVTKLPSALEYFSFALHFPSLMAGPSMFYKDYMDFIDGSNLKSPVMPDNAPDNRTIVIEPSPIRAVCKKAVLAVMCAALFVKFLPMFPISRVKEDDFVENTSFTQKILYLYICTALVRFKYYFAWTVADAICNNAGIGYNGVDESGTPKWDKFTNVDIFKFECATNLRESIEAWNLGTNRWLRMIVYERVTKYSMILTYSLSAIWHGFYPGYYITFANGALFTYASRVMRKTVRNYFLANAETKFFYDGVTFVVTRILMAYMVFTFVLLEFWPCIRLYMHMYWCLHLCALMAIFFVPKIIPKTVAGQASKSSIAQAFVQARPITNGVTRHHD; this is encoded by the exons atgaaaataatatgtatatcaGTGTATAAGTATAATTTAAATGTGATATTGACAGTGTATCGAAAATGCTATGAG GTGAATTTCGTCATCAGCCAGTTCGTAGCCCTCCTATTGGCATCACTATTTCGTTCAGTCCTCCACCCCTCGAAAACCAGTGCAGCTACGAGACACGTTTTCGGCCTAGTGGTTGCCCTCTTTATcggttatttttgtttcgggAC ACAGGCCATACATTTGGCGGCCCTGCCTGCGGCATGCTACATTGTCATTAGAACGCAAAGTCCAGAAATCATGCAAAG AATGGTTCTAGcggtttcattattttatttatcgcTAATACACTTACATCGACAGATATATGACTATGGATCGTATAATCTCGACATCACGG GACCTCTGATGGTGATCACTCAAAAAGTGACCAGTCTAGCGTTCAATCTGCACGATGGTCTGGCCAGAACGCAAGAAGAGTTGTCCAAAAGCCAGAAACTCTACGCCGTCACGAAACTACCCTCAGCTCTAGAATATTTCAGTTTTGCATTACATTTTCCCTCGTTAATGGCCGGGCCGTCGATGTTTTACAAAGACTACATGGACTTTATCGACGGCAGCAACTTGAAATCACCG GTTATGCCGGATAATGCACCAGACAACCGGACGATCGTGATCGAACCGTCACCTATCAGGGCCGTATGCAAAAAAGCAGTGTTAGCGGTGATGTGCGCCGCCTTGTTCGTTAAATTTTTACCAATGTTTCCTATAAGTCGGGTCAAGGAAGACGATTTCGTAGAGAATACCAGCTTCACCCAGAAAATTCTCTACCTATATATTTGTACAGCTTTAGTTAGGTTTAAGTATTATTTCGCGTGGACGGTGGCGGATGCCATATGTAACAACGCGGGAATCGGGTACAATGGGGTGGACGAGAGTGGCACCCCCAAATGGGACAAGTTCACAAATGTCgatatatttaaatttgag TGTGCAACAAACCTACGTGAAAGCATCGAGGCTTGGAATTTGGGCACGAATCGATGGTTGCGCATGATTGTATACGAACGTGTAACAAAATATTCAATGATTCTGACCTACTCTTTGTCGGCTATTTGGCACGGATTTTACCCAGGATATTACATCACGTTCGCAAATGGGGCCTTATTTACGTACGCTTCCAGGGTG aTGCGTAAAACAGTGAGAAACTATTTCCTAGCAAATGCAGAAACCAAATTTTTCTACGACGGAGTGACGTTCGTAGTTACGAGAATCTTGATGGCATACATGGTATTCACGTTTGTTTTGTTGGAGTTCTGGCCTTGCATACGTTTATATAT GCATATGTATTGGTGTCTTCATTTGTGTGCTCTGATGGCAATCTTTTTCGTGCCTAAAATAATTCCAAAGACTGTAGCAGGACAAGCTTCGAAAAGTTCAATCGCACAAGCTTTTGTCCAAGCTAGACCTATAACCAATGGCGTGACACGTCACCACGACTGA
- the LOC138134672 gene encoding IQ motif and ubiquitin-like domain-containing protein, whose amino-acid sequence MPQISFGLDSSSSVGSDASTDAPEISDHSGHVKALKSRLNNITLKFTIEDNPVYTQSYHEDTAVGDLKSLLVDVFKLPASHMILQYKNTELSNNVILKELGAETFGVLELKLKTTSADDKIDLDEIYSDYTIPDVITVRMQTSYEGIKEVVVEVENRAIYKPFLGGYFDKHSGLEYHHGYSQTGPPKSKVPPEMKNHRDTQTYFWRNRKLDMPYAHATQMANEQTWIPSVGDRILTAGPYETAEEREKRLDIEGKVRTIQRYFRAWLTRKRLKEYSAEYHKRIRLMLEREALERKQDMERKKRDLISRVFPRTAADFSMLYAMTERWKKAEIKRIIEMHCGPARIAEFYLLLEKEIEILRSIEALRLKLRNDRKLQKDIDFFKTIGDPWTFKCSYKNIPIVMDTLETQRGRTYRELYEALCDPTLDPSNRMLVLLELRRGLETHNCLVANELIELVDRACELIARGFENRDIETLQRRIEGLLLHHFELPECNEGVTNRYNRLTEKSMKDNLFYCQGCHKLKPIESYNIGIKSNAAKICATCKFIDRSKEPWIDISPYRFILRQIRRNERLLHAHSSIAFILQDKDIYYIVTHIWHAHSALSECDNIYQLRLCRWDKTKDWSPWNCILLTAEEAKAHLKIEKLEDVYDENFLSYVFNKHALTKKYFAQTFDIEKCVKETEVDDEYVNQYLEEKKLCP is encoded by the coding sequence ATGCCACAAATCTCCTTCGGCCTGGATTCCTCCAGCAGCGTCGGTTCTGACGCCAGCACCGACGCACCCGAGATCAGTGATCATTCGGGCCATGTCAAAGCACTCAAAAGTCGTCTCAACAACATCACTCTCAAATTTACCATCGAGGACAACCCAGTCTACACCCAGTCCTACCACGAGGACACAGCAGTGGGCGACTTGAAGTCTCTCCTAGTCGACGTCTTCAAGTTACCAGCCAGTCACATGATTCTGCAATACAAAAACACCGAATTGTCCAACAACGTCATCTTGAAGGAGTTGGGAGCGGAAACCTTCGGGGTGCTCGAGTTGAAACTGAAGACGACGAGTGCAGATGATAAAATTGATCTTGACGAAATCTACAGTGATTACACGATTCCAGATGTGATCACTGTGAGGATGCAGACATCCTACGAAGGAATCAAAGAAGTGGTGGTGGAAGTCGAGAATCGGGCGATCTACAAACCTTTCTTGGGTGGTTATTTCGACAAACATTCAGGTTTGGAGTACCATCATGGGTACTCTCAAACTGGCCCTCCCAAATCCAAGGTTCCTCCAGAAATGAAGAATCACAGAGACACCCAGACCTACTTCTGGAGGAATAGAAAATTGGACATGCCGTACGCTCACGCGACGCAGATGGCGAACGAACAGACTTGGATACCGAGTGTTGGTGATCGGATTCTGACCGCAGGACCGTACGAAACGGCAGAAGAACGGGAAAAACGGTTGGACATCGAAGGGAAAGTCAGAACGATTCAGAGGTACTTCAGGGCGTGGTTGACGAGGAAGAGATTGAAGGAATACAGCGCGGAGTATCACAAGAGGATACGTTTAATGTTAGAGAGAGAGGCGTTGGAACGGAAACAAGATATGGAACGGAAGAAAAGGGATTTGATCAGTCGAGTGTTCCCGAGAACTGCGGCGGATTTCTCCATGCTGTACGCCATGACAGAGAGATGGAAAAAAGCGGAGATAAAAAGAATCATCGAGATGCATTGTGGACCGGCGAGAATAGCAGAGTTTTATCTTCTCTTGGAGAAAGAGATCGAAATCTTGCGATCAATTGAAGCCTTGAGATTGAAGCTGAGAAACGACAGGAAATTGCAGAAGGACATCGACTTCTTCAAAACAATCGGTGACCCTTGGACGTTCAAATGCAGCTACAAGAACATACCGATCGTGATGGACACTCTGGAAACGCAAAGGGGAAGAACTTATCGTGAATTGTACGAAGCTCTGTGCGACCCGACGCTCGATCCATCCAATCGAATGTTGGTCCTGTTGGAGTTGAGACGCGGTTTAGAAACGCACAATTGTCTAGTCGCGAACGAACTGATCGAATTGGTGGATCGAGCTTGTGAACTGATAGCGAGAGGTTTCGAAAACAGAGACATAGAAACCTTGCAGAGAAGAATCGAAGGATTGTTACTTCATCACTTCGAGTTGCCCGAATGTAACGAAGGAGTCACCAATCGCTACAACAGACTCACCGAGAAGTCGATGAAAGACAATCTGTTTTATTGTCAAGGTTGTCACAAGCTCAAACCTATCGAGTCGTACAATATTGGCATCAAGAGCAACGCTGCGAAAATCTGCGCCACTTGTAAGTTTATCGATCGATCGAAAGAGCCATGGATTGATATCTCTCCGTATCGGTTCATCTTGCGCCAAATCAGACGCAACGAGCGGCTTCTTCACGCGCACTCTTCGATCGCTTTCATTCTCCAGGACAAGGATATTTATTACATAGTGACCCACATCTGGCACGCTCATTCGGCCCTGTCCGAGTGCGACAACATCTACCAACTGCGGTTGTGCCGCTGGGACAAGACGAAAGATTGGTCGCCTTGGAATTGCATTCTTCTCACAGCTGAAGAAGCGAAAGCTCACTTGAAGATTGAAAAACTCGAAGATGTGTACGACGAGAATTTTCTCAGTTACGTTTTCAACAAGCACGCCTTAACGAAGAAGTACTTCGCTCAAACCTTCGACATCGAGAAGTGCGTAAAAGAGACGGAAGTTGACGACGAGTATGTCAATCAATATTTAGAGGAGAAAAAACTGTGTCCTTAA